Proteins encoded together in one Thalassotalea crassostreae window:
- the ccoG gene encoding cytochrome c oxidase accessory protein CcoG — MNKESNTLINKQQVIFQTNQIGNSSTTDQKIYVREQKGFYQRIRRSISFVLMSLFILIPFISHQNEQAVIFDLEAQTLKVFEFIFFPHDLLLFVFIFIIAAFALFVVSTKYGRVWCGFTCPQTIWTLMFVWVEHRVEGARSKRIALDKAKWSINKLVKKSLKHTIWLVFSILTSLVFMSYFVPANELYLSFINGQLSNVVFWWVIFFAVCTYTNAGFIREKMCEHMCPYSRFQSVMFNPSTSVVMYDANRGENRGPRKLNKEKPEQLGDCVDCNLCVQVCPVGIDIRNGLQYQCISCGLCIDACDQVMEKFGYKSKLIKFGYEMTHAKSKLSIFAYTMIIISMLVSLGLWLGARDSFEVSVIKDRNVLYRTLYSGETENSFTLKLLNKTNQKAIFNIATNLGEQFTIIGATDVSLKPKEHKEVTITIRAPSSYHQVFRSFKFNISNDSEAVSYESTFHGQS, encoded by the coding sequence ATGAATAAAGAATCGAATACGTTAATTAACAAGCAACAAGTCATATTTCAAACTAACCAGATTGGCAACAGTTCAACAACTGATCAAAAAATATATGTTCGTGAACAAAAAGGCTTTTATCAACGAATAAGACGCAGCATATCTTTCGTTCTTATGTCGCTATTTATATTGATCCCATTTATTTCTCACCAAAATGAACAAGCGGTAATTTTTGATCTCGAAGCGCAAACATTAAAAGTGTTCGAATTCATATTTTTCCCTCATGATTTACTCTTGTTTGTGTTTATTTTTATCATTGCAGCATTCGCCTTATTTGTCGTTTCAACAAAATATGGTCGTGTCTGGTGTGGATTTACCTGTCCGCAAACAATATGGACGTTAATGTTTGTTTGGGTAGAGCACAGAGTTGAGGGTGCTCGCAGTAAGCGAATCGCGTTAGATAAAGCAAAGTGGTCAATCAATAAGCTAGTGAAAAAATCCCTAAAACACACAATCTGGTTAGTGTTTTCTATCCTTACTTCGCTTGTTTTTATGTCGTATTTTGTTCCAGCAAATGAACTTTATCTATCGTTTATTAACGGGCAGCTTTCTAACGTCGTTTTCTGGTGGGTAATATTTTTTGCAGTATGCACTTATACCAATGCGGGTTTTATTAGAGAAAAGATGTGTGAACATATGTGCCCGTATTCTCGCTTTCAATCGGTGATGTTTAACCCTAGCACTAGTGTCGTAATGTATGATGCTAATCGCGGCGAAAATAGAGGGCCTAGAAAGCTCAATAAAGAAAAGCCTGAACAACTTGGCGATTGTGTTGATTGTAATCTTTGCGTTCAAGTATGCCCAGTCGGTATCGATATTAGAAACGGGTTGCAATATCAGTGCATTAGCTGCGGTTTATGTATCGATGCTTGTGATCAGGTTATGGAAAAATTTGGCTACAAATCTAAATTAATCAAATTTGGCTATGAAATGACACATGCAAAATCTAAGCTTTCGATTTTTGCTTATACAATGATCATTATTTCTATGCTGGTATCACTTGGCTTATGGCTTGGTGCTCGGGACAGTTTCGAAGTGTCGGTTATTAAAGACAGAAATGTGCTCTATCGAACATTATATTCTGGCGAAACAGAGAATTCATTTACCTTAAAGTTACTCAATAAAACCAACCAAAAGGCTATATTTAACATTGCGACTAACTTAGGAGAACAGTTTACTATCATAGGTGCTACCGACGTATCATTAAAACCAAAAGAACATAAAGAAGTAACGATCACCATTAGAGCGCCTAGCTCGTATCATCAAGTATTTAGATCGTTCAAGTTCAATATAAGTAACGATTCAGAAGCAGTAAGTTATGAGTCGACTTTTCATGGACAGTCTTAA
- a CDS encoding PLP-dependent aminotransferase family protein, which translates to MTTSSMAKPVKYFEIARQIESQILSKTLLHGAKLPSIRELAIKYSVAKNTVISALQQLESKKLVVAAPKKGYFVSYQSTTKRIPKLLISPLTVQAVNMPDVFYDVMEKGAAFDILATPTNFHDHNKLSELNRYIGKSLRQKSAAHANYYDKPLGNDYLREQIALRYQQRECNFNREQLCITSGCQHALFIALLSCCKPGDNIAVETPTFYGVLRLLEQLNLNIIEIPSSIETGINTKELTNALSKWNISACIVTPCFATPAGSCMTDTQKQSMVLLANEYDFAIIEDDIYGDIGFDQSAIKPIKAFDTEDRVILCGSFSKSLSRDLRLGWISAGRWHKEAVRFKLASQLANSQSDQEGVAQFMMHGHYRRHLDQFRVKLAQQQAQLIDAIEQYFPKDCAYSIPKGGLCLWLELNNNVNTDVLYQQARKLNIHLTPGLLFSSQGFYNHHLRLSYNHPITNERLTALKQLAMLIKKFN; encoded by the coding sequence ATGACTACTAGTTCCATGGCGAAACCAGTTAAATACTTCGAAATTGCTCGACAGATAGAAAGCCAAATTTTATCGAAAACATTACTGCATGGCGCAAAATTGCCATCAATAAGAGAATTAGCGATAAAATATAGTGTTGCAAAAAACACTGTGATCAGTGCCCTACAGCAATTAGAGTCTAAAAAATTGGTCGTTGCAGCCCCTAAAAAAGGCTATTTTGTTTCATATCAATCAACAACAAAACGCATTCCAAAACTTTTAATTTCACCCTTAACAGTGCAAGCGGTAAATATGCCCGATGTATTTTATGATGTTATGGAAAAAGGCGCTGCGTTTGACATTCTAGCGACGCCTACTAACTTCCATGACCATAATAAACTCAGTGAACTCAATCGCTATATAGGCAAGTCATTAAGACAAAAATCTGCTGCTCATGCGAATTACTATGATAAACCTTTAGGGAACGACTATTTAAGAGAGCAGATCGCACTTCGCTATCAACAACGAGAGTGTAATTTCAATCGAGAACAGCTGTGTATAACATCAGGCTGCCAACATGCCCTGTTTATTGCGCTATTAAGTTGTTGTAAACCTGGAGACAATATTGCAGTAGAAACCCCAACGTTTTATGGTGTCCTTCGTTTATTAGAACAGCTTAATTTGAATATCATCGAAATCCCCTCTTCGATAGAAACAGGCATTAACACCAAAGAACTAACCAATGCGTTATCTAAGTGGAACATCAGTGCGTGTATTGTCACCCCGTGTTTTGCCACACCTGCAGGCTCTTGTATGACCGACACGCAAAAACAATCTATGGTGTTACTCGCTAACGAATATGATTTTGCCATTATTGAAGATGATATTTATGGCGATATCGGCTTTGACCAATCCGCGATAAAACCAATAAAAGCATTCGATACAGAAGATAGGGTTATTTTGTGTGGATCGTTTTCAAAGTCTTTATCACGAGATTTACGACTAGGTTGGATTAGTGCTGGTCGTTGGCATAAAGAAGCGGTTCGATTTAAACTCGCTAGTCAATTAGCGAACAGCCAAAGCGACCAAGAAGGAGTCGCGCAGTTTATGATGCATGGTCATTATAGACGTCATTTAGATCAATTTAGGGTAAAATTAGCACAACAACAAGCTCAGCTAATCGACGCCATTGAACAGTACTTCCCTAAAGATTGTGCCTATAGTATTCCTAAAGGTGGATTGTGTTTATGGTTAGAGCTAAACAATAATGTTAATACCGACGTATTGTATCAACAGGCTAGAAAGTTAAATATTCATCTTACTCCAGGGCTTTTGTTTAGTAGTCAGGGGTTTTATAACCATCACTTACGTTTAAGTTATAACCACCCGATCACTAATGAACGTCTAACGGCTTTAAAACAGTTAGCAATGCTTATTAAAAAGTTTAACTAG
- a CDS encoding alpha/beta hydrolase family protein — protein sequence MILTFVVTFWSATSVAANVITADDLTNLEQVSQVQVSHDGDKFAFTRSVPREVYVEKDGLNWTQLFLLDDKGVERPYITGQVNIKNIQWSHNDEYIYFLAKMAEEKYSSLYRIAFLGGSEQKVISLKDRSISSYSLSNDGKTVAILAKPASDKSVKKLKELGFKAEVFEEDLVNQELYLVDLKITKKAINPEAAPINDYVSAVHFSPNNDTLLVKTQPSALIDDKYTLSQWHTFNIASKKITNSFSTEGKLGDASFSHDGQYVAMIGAEDKHDPSAGRLFIANTNDSKVNYWLENYPGHIADFAWSKSDNELYFIGNQGTQSMLGKLELSNPEIETVISLGQFIPSNISISNSGKTIALKANTEKHVNEVFMVRNNKATRLTNSNEWLADRRFGKQQTLSLKARDGVIIDGILIYPVDYKEGQTYPLIMTVHGGPESHDKDGWVTNYSRPGQLAAGQGYAVFYPNYRGSTGKGVDYSKLGQNDYAGKEFDDLIDFKNHLVDMGLVDESKVGITGGSYGGYASAWGATKLTEHFAASVMFVGISNQLSKFGTTDISSEMHNVHARSYPWDKWSWYLERSPIYWAGQSKTPLLIMHGKDDPRVHPAQSMELYRYFKVQNKPVRLVYYPGEGHGNKRMAAKYDYNLRLMRWMDNYLKQGNKTMPSHELDHKDKLELKDKDTAE from the coding sequence ATGATATTAACATTTGTTGTCACTTTTTGGAGTGCTACCAGTGTTGCTGCAAACGTTATTACCGCCGACGATTTAACCAACCTAGAACAAGTATCTCAAGTACAAGTAAGCCATGATGGCGATAAATTTGCTTTCACTCGTTCAGTACCAAGAGAAGTTTATGTCGAAAAAGACGGGTTAAATTGGACACAACTATTTTTACTTGATGATAAAGGTGTCGAGCGTCCTTACATTACCGGTCAAGTAAACATCAAAAACATTCAATGGTCTCACAATGATGAATATATCTATTTTCTAGCGAAAATGGCTGAAGAAAAATATAGCTCATTGTATCGAATCGCGTTTTTAGGTGGTTCAGAGCAAAAAGTTATCTCACTAAAAGATAGATCAATAAGCAGTTACAGCTTATCAAATGATGGCAAAACCGTTGCTATATTAGCAAAACCTGCCTCTGACAAGTCAGTTAAAAAACTGAAAGAACTTGGTTTCAAAGCCGAAGTTTTTGAAGAAGACCTAGTGAACCAAGAGCTTTACTTAGTTGATCTAAAAATCACTAAAAAAGCCATTAATCCAGAAGCCGCGCCAATTAACGATTACGTTTCAGCGGTTCATTTTTCACCAAACAATGATACTTTGTTAGTAAAAACCCAACCAAGTGCACTTATTGATGATAAATATACGCTTTCACAGTGGCATACCTTCAACATAGCGTCGAAAAAAATTACTAACTCATTTTCTACTGAAGGTAAGTTAGGCGACGCTAGCTTTTCTCATGATGGTCAATATGTGGCTATGATCGGCGCAGAAGATAAACATGATCCGTCTGCGGGTCGTTTATTTATCGCCAATACTAATGACTCAAAAGTAAACTATTGGCTAGAAAACTATCCTGGTCATATTGCTGATTTTGCATGGTCAAAGTCAGACAATGAATTGTACTTTATTGGCAACCAAGGCACACAAAGCATGCTTGGTAAACTAGAGTTGTCGAATCCAGAAATTGAAACTGTTATTTCATTAGGGCAGTTTATTCCATCCAATATCAGCATTTCGAACTCAGGCAAAACTATCGCCTTAAAAGCCAATACTGAAAAGCATGTCAATGAAGTATTCATGGTTCGCAACAATAAAGCGACTCGTTTAACTAACTCAAATGAGTGGTTAGCAGATAGACGTTTTGGTAAGCAACAAACTTTGTCTTTAAAAGCGAGAGACGGCGTGATCATTGATGGTATCTTGATTTACCCTGTTGATTATAAAGAAGGTCAAACGTACCCGTTAATTATGACGGTTCATGGCGGTCCAGAAAGTCATGATAAGGACGGTTGGGTTACCAATTACTCTCGTCCAGGTCAATTAGCCGCAGGACAAGGTTACGCAGTTTTCTATCCTAACTACCGTGGTAGCACAGGTAAGGGCGTTGATTACTCAAAATTAGGCCAAAACGATTATGCTGGTAAAGAGTTTGATGATTTAATCGATTTCAAAAATCACTTAGTTGACATGGGCTTAGTTGATGAGTCAAAAGTAGGGATTACAGGTGGTTCATACGGTGGTTATGCATCAGCATGGGGCGCAACTAAACTAACTGAGCATTTTGCTGCAAGTGTGATGTTTGTTGGTATATCAAATCAACTTTCAAAATTTGGTACTACAGATATTTCTTCAGAGATGCATAATGTTCATGCGCGCTCATATCCTTGGGATAAGTGGTCATGGTATTTAGAACGCAGTCCAATTTATTGGGCAGGGCAATCTAAAACCCCATTATTAATCATGCACGGTAAAGATGACCCGCGAGTTCATCCTGCTCAATCTATGGAGCTATATCGTTACTTTAAAGTGCAAAACAAGCCAGTTCGTTTAGTGTATTACCCAGGTGAAGGTCACGGTAATAAGCGAATGGCCGCAAAGTATGATTACAATCTACGTTTAATGCGCTGGATGGATAACTACTTAAAGCAAGGTAATAAAACCATGCCAAGCCACGAATTAGACCATAAAGATAAGCTAGAATTAAAAGACAAAGATACAGCCGAATAA
- a CDS encoding 23S rRNA (adenine(2030)-N(6))-methyltransferase RlmJ, which yields MLSYQHHYHAGNHADVLKHWLLTECVHYYQRKDKPFDYIDTHAGAGYYQLDSMEARKTAESDSGVMKLDWANLPGLENYHQLIKDDLAKRAYPGSPMFVNRLLRRGDHAWLFEMHPQTVVELEKYCAIKRMTYVQKEDGFAGVQRLLPNQSRRAIVLIDPSYEIKSDYQTVVKVMAKIYKKMPQTTILLWYPVVERSQIDLLEQSIQKTAMRNVQLFEIGVNDDTVKGMQSSGMIAVNPPWTLKQQFAETMPQVSKAMSVDNLDRSRFSQIVDE from the coding sequence ATGCTTAGTTACCAACATCATTATCACGCAGGCAATCATGCCGACGTACTTAAACATTGGCTTTTAACCGAATGTGTTCACTATTATCAACGTAAAGACAAGCCATTCGATTATATTGATACTCATGCCGGCGCAGGGTATTACCAGCTTGATTCAATGGAAGCTAGAAAAACAGCAGAAAGCGATTCTGGCGTTATGAAGCTAGATTGGGCAAATTTACCGGGCTTAGAAAATTACCATCAATTAATCAAAGATGATTTGGCTAAGCGCGCCTATCCAGGCTCACCAATGTTTGTTAATCGCTTGCTGAGACGTGGCGATCACGCTTGGTTATTTGAAATGCACCCACAAACCGTGGTTGAACTTGAAAAATACTGTGCAATAAAGCGCATGACCTATGTGCAAAAAGAAGATGGATTTGCCGGTGTACAACGTTTATTACCCAATCAAAGCCGCAGAGCTATCGTGTTGATTGATCCGTCCTATGAAATAAAATCGGACTATCAAACCGTGGTAAAGGTGATGGCTAAGATATACAAAAAAATGCCACAAACAACAATATTATTATGGTATCCAGTCGTTGAACGCAGTCAAATTGATTTACTTGAGCAATCGATACAAAAAACAGCCATGCGCAACGTGCAGTTATTTGAAATTGGTGTCAATGATGACACAGTAAAGGGCATGCAATCATCGGGTATGATTGCAGTAAATCCGCCTTGGACATTAAAACAACAGTTTGCAGAGACAATGCCACAAGTAAGTAAGGCAATGTCTGTTGATAATCTTGACCGAAGCCGCTTTAGTCAAATTGTTGACGAATAA